Proteins from one Desulfonema limicola genomic window:
- a CDS encoding tetratricopeptide repeat protein, whose translation MISNLKRIMFYDKGMEFYNKQMYKEAIEILGNIIKDDSTSGGVHMKLARFYYGQAQYKRGILLFGLENFSEAADAFEQAIIYNPENFDIYEYLGICYNNTGKFEKAARAFENIILKEPAYLPLKLKLSIAFHNLKLWNKAESVCREILNIYPDYANVWFYLGLSLLGNGQPAQAVSAFEKALQINPQYKDAQIRLGMTHLYMKNFKDAHYYISQALEKNPGYPDLHYFMGIIYTGFEEYQKAIDTFEHALKLNPSFRDALFKTGILYYKTGRPDKAVEFFKYYCKLEPGNEKNKAVLDFVTSGKPLENILDEPGFITQAIEQFYTHIKIKPNFSEMISIVKSFPNEDTSVYEKLIPVISEAIEHGPQYPDIYCSLGALYYKLKQFKKAEAEFAKSIDINPQYIQGRIYYCKALEKQEKFQQALEQGRFLFDKNIPYPDFYCTMGKVYFSLNMFEQAEDIIKKALKKILVMLKPALFLQKYLIITEILIWLPKSCKNAWHLLLKHRLKEKLKKLFCALKI comes from the coding sequence ATGATAAGCAATCTTAAAAGAATAATGTTTTATGATAAAGGCATGGAATTTTATAATAAGCAAATGTATAAGGAAGCTATTGAGATTTTAGGCAATATTATAAAAGATGATTCCACCTCCGGGGGTGTTCATATGAAACTGGCACGATTTTATTATGGACAGGCTCAATATAAAAGGGGAATTTTGCTTTTTGGTCTGGAAAATTTTTCTGAAGCAGCAGATGCTTTTGAACAGGCCATTATCTATAATCCTGAAAATTTTGATATTTATGAATATCTTGGAATTTGCTATAATAATACAGGCAAGTTTGAAAAAGCAGCCAGGGCGTTTGAAAATATTATATTAAAAGAGCCTGCTTATCTGCCTTTAAAACTTAAACTCAGCATTGCTTTTCACAATCTTAAGCTGTGGAACAAAGCTGAATCCGTATGCCGGGAAATTCTTAATATATATCCTGATTATGCCAATGTATGGTTTTACCTGGGTTTAAGCCTGCTGGGAAATGGACAGCCGGCCCAGGCTGTGTCTGCATTTGAAAAAGCCTTACAGATTAATCCTCAATATAAAGACGCTCAAATAAGGCTTGGCATGACCCATTTATACATGAAAAATTTCAAGGATGCACATTATTATATCTCTCAAGCACTGGAAAAAAACCCCGGGTATCCTGATCTGCATTATTTTATGGGAATCATTTACACAGGTTTTGAAGAATATCAAAAAGCCATAGATACTTTTGAACACGCATTAAAACTAAATCCATCATTCAGAGACGCACTATTTAAAACTGGAATTCTTTATTATAAAACAGGCAGACCCGATAAAGCTGTTGAGTTTTTTAAATATTATTGCAAACTTGAACCAGGCAATGAAAAAAATAAAGCTGTTCTTGATTTTGTAACCAGCGGCAAACCCCTTGAAAATATACTTGATGAGCCTGGATTTATTACACAGGCCATTGAACAATTTTATACACACATAAAAATCAAGCCCAATTTCAGTGAAATGATCTCCATTGTTAAAAGCTTTCCCAATGAAGACACTTCAGTTTATGAAAAACTGATACCTGTTATTTCAGAGGCCATAGAGCATGGTCCTCAATATCCTGATATTTATTGCAGTCTTGGAGCATTGTATTATAAATTAAAACAATTTAAAAAAGCTGAAGCTGAATTTGCAAAATCAATTGACATTAATCCCCAGTATATCCAGGGCCGGATATATTATTGCAAAGCCCTTGAAAAGCAGGAAAAATTTCAGCAGGCTCTTGAACAGGGCCGGTTTCTTTTTGATAAAAACATACCATATCCTGATTTTTATTGTACTATGGGCAAGGTATATTTTTCATTAAACATGTTTGAACAGGCTGAAGATATTATAAAAAAAGCCCTGAAAAAAATCCTGGTTATGCTGAAGCCCGCCTTGTTCTTGCAAAAATACTTAATCATTACGGAAATACTGATATGGCTGCCAAAGAGCTGCAAAAATGCCTGGCATCTTCTCCTGAAGCATCGGTTGAAAGAGAAGCTGAAAAAACTCTTTTGCGCATTAAAAATTTAA